In a single window of the Nicotiana tomentosiformis chromosome 8, ASM39032v3, whole genome shotgun sequence genome:
- the LOC104117345 gene encoding cycloartenol-C-24-methyltransferase 1-like, with protein MSKQGALFDLASGVGGKINKEKVLSAVDKYEKYHGYYGGEEEERKINYTDMVNKYYDLSTSFYEYGWGESFHFAPRWKGESLQESIKRNEHFLALQLGLKPGQKVLDVGCGIGGPLREIARFSSTSITGLNNNEYQITRGQELNHKVGLTLDQTCNFVKGDFMKMSFPDNSFDAVYAIAATCHAPDPVECYKEIYRVLKPGQCFAVYEWCMTDSYDPNNEEHKMIKAEIELGNGLPEVRLTTHCLEAAKQAGFQVIWDKDLAEDSPVPWYFPLDTSHFSFSSFPLTALGRLLTRNLVSALEFVGLAPKGSQRVQGFLEKAAQGLVGGAKKGIFTPLYFFLVRKPISDCQ; from the exons ATGTCAAAACAAGGAGCTTTATTTGATCTGGCATCTGGGGTTGGTGGCAAAATTAACAAGGAGAAAGTTCTCTCTGCTGTTGACAAGTATGAGAAGTACCATGGTTATTATGGAGgtgaagaagaagagagaaagaTTAACTACACTGACATGGTTAACAAATACTATGATCTTTCCACTAGTTTCTATGAATATGGCTGGGGAGAATCATTCCATTTTGCACCCAG GTGGAAAGGGGAATCACTCCAGGAGAGCATTAAGAGGAATGAGCACTTCCTTGCCTTGCAACTAGGATTGAAACCAGGACAAAAGGTTTTGGACGTAGGATGTGGAATTGGCGGACCATTAAGAGAAATAGCTCGATTCAGCTCTACATCAATTACAGGCCTCAACAACAATGAATATCAGATAACCAGGGGACAAGAGTTGAACCACAAAGTTGGTTTAACATTAGATCAGACTTGCAACTTTGTAAAGGGCGATTTCATGAAAATGTCGTTTCCTGACAATAGCTTTGATGCAGTATACGCAATAGCAGCAACTTGCCATGCACCAGATCCAGTTGAATGTTATAAAGAGATTTATAGAGTGTTGAAACCTGGTCAGTGTTTTGCTGTGTACGAATGGTGCATGACTGATTCTTACGATCCAAATAACGAAGAACACAAAATGATCAAGGCAGAAATTGAGCTTGGAAATGGTCTACCTGAGGTTAGGTTGACAACACATTGTCTTGAAGCAGCAAAACAAGCTGGTTTTCAAGTTATATGGGACAAGGATCTTGCTGAGGATTCACCTGTTCCGTGGTACTTTCCTTTAGATACGAGTCATTTCTCGTTCAGTAGCTTCCCCCTAACAGCACTTGGGCGGCTTTTGACCAGAAATCTAGTCTCCGCACTTGAATTCGTGGGACTGGCTCCGAAAGGTAGTCAAAGGGTTCAAGGTTTCTTAGAGAAAGCTGCACAAGGTCTTGTTGGTGGTGCAAAGAAAGGAATCTTTACACCATTGTATTTCTTCTTGGTTCGTAAGCCCATTTCAGACTGCCAGTAA
- the LOC138897053 gene encoding uncharacterized protein, producing the protein MENNGMLSFQYPRLTKDNYEKWCLHMKVILGSQDVWEIVDRGYAKPDNEEALPQNEKDVLAKTRKKNQQALTLIHQCLDDAMFEKVTDATTSKEAWEILQNSLQGVDKVRKVKLQTLRTDFEVLKMKESECISDYCSKVKAVVNQLRRYGEDIKDVCVVEKIIRTLTPKFDFAVYAIEESKDLDSMMVEQLESSLQAHEEKVKRRQEVSLEQLLKTHASFKDYGGEKSYRGNGRGRGRGGHGRGRTNGNNFNNEVKIHHTFKGCGRGHRGGRGRGYYQENNGQRYDKSKIECYNCHKFGHYSWECRSNVEEKANLVDDKKEEVESTLLMALKEEDMDDCSS; encoded by the coding sequence ATGGAAAATAATGGTATGTTGTCTTTTCAGTACccccgtctcacaaaagataattatgagaaatggtgtttacatatgaaagtcattcttggctcTCAGGATGTGTGGGAAATCGTAGATAGAGGGTATGCAAAACCCGATAATGAGGAAGCTCtgcctcaaaatgaaaaagatgtcTTGGCAAAGACAAGGAAGAAGAATCAACAAGCTCTCACGCTCATTCATCAATGTCTGGATGATGCCATGTTTGAAAAGGTGacagatgctaccacctcaaaggaagcttgggagattttacaaaattctcttcaaggagttgacaaggtgaggaaggtaaaacttcaaactctaaggactgattttgaagttttaaaaatgaaagaatctgAATGCATTtcagattattgttcaaaagtgaaggctgttgtaaatcaattaagaagatatGGGGAGGACATAAAAGATGTCTGTGTGGTAGAAAAGATCATTCgtactttaacacctaaatttgattttgCGGTGTAtgctattgaggagtctaaagatttagactctatgatggTAGAGCAACTGGAGAGTTCTTTACAGGCCCATGAAGAAAAGGTCAAGAGGAGACAAGAAGTGTCattggagcaacttcttaaaactcatGCATCTTTTaaggattatggaggtgaaaagagTTATCGAGGAAACGggcgaggccgaggccgtggtggtcatggaagaggaagaactaatggtaacaacttcaacaatgaagttaaaatccaccatACATTCAAAGGTTGTGGTCGTGGACATAGaggaggaagaggacgtggctactaccaagaaaataatggacaaaggtatgacaaatccaaaattgagtgttataattgtcataaatttggtCATTACTCGTGGGAATGTCGtagcaatgttgaagaaaaagctaaccttgttgacgataagaaagaagaagttgagtcaacgttgttgatggcactcaaggaagaagacatGGATGATTGCAGCTCATag